The nucleotide sequence TCCGGCAACGTTCTCTACGGCGATTATTCCGTCGGCGTTTCCACCGGCTTCATGGTAGAAAACGGCCGCATCACAGGCCGGGTGAAGGATTGCCTGCTCTCCGGCAATGCCTATGAAACCCTCTCCAACGTGGAGGCAGTGGAAAACAAGGCCCTGAACCTCGGTTCTCACAAACTCCCGTCCCTGCTCTGCAAGGACGTGAGCGTGGCGGGAAAATAATGCTGTAACCTAATCTCTGAAGGGGTGCCATACCGGTGCCCCTTCTATGTTTTGGCCAGTTCCGCCAGAAATTCGAACACCGGCCGGCCCACCGCGGGGTCAGCAATCCTCTCCGGATGCCACTGAATGCCCAAAACCATCTGTTCTGAGCTGTATTCCAGCGCTTCCACCATCCCGTCCCCAGTCCGCGCAACTATTTCCAAACCCGCTCCCACGCGCTGGGGATCGACGGCCTGATGGTGATTCGAATTCACCAGTATCCTTTCTTTTCCAAAGATCCGGGGTAGCCAGCGTCCGCCCAGGATCTCCACCTGATGGTACTTTTCACCGTAATGGTCATCAAGTTCAGGGATGTGCTGGATCAAGCCCCCGCCAAAATGGACGTTGAGCAGCTGCATCCCGGCGCAGATGCCCAGCAGCGGTTTTTTCAGCTCCAGCGCGGTTTCCAGCAGGGCCAGATCGCCTTTCACGCGGCGTTCGTGGGCCTCCTCAGTTTGGGGATGGGGGTTTTCGCCATACAAAGCCGGCGGATAATCCATCCCGCCAATGATGATCACCGCGCCCAGGGGCTCCAG is from Candidatus Cloacimonadota bacterium and encodes:
- a CDS encoding gamma-glutamyl-gamma-aminobutyrate hydrolase family protein (Members of this family of hydrolases with an active site Cys residue belong to MEROPS family C26.) codes for the protein MPRPLIGLSMNYMQLGSYHQFHVRDKYIDAVVAAGALPCPLPCTDDKVALRQYLEPLGAVIIIGGMDYPPALYGENPHPQTEEAHERRVKGDLALLETALELKKPLLGICAGMQLLNVHFGGGLIQHIPELDDHYGEKYHQVEILGGRWLPRIFGKERILVNSNHHQAVDPQRVGAGLEIVARTGDGMVEALEYSSEQMVLGIQWHPERIADPAVGRPVFEFLAELAKT